From a region of the Paraburkholderia hospita genome:
- the fliO gene encoding flagellar biosynthetic protein FliO, which translates to MKHAVTRAASHGSGMPLPRRARFMSTVVVAGLMLCASACNLAHAADMNAVNNAAQIASSVGAGTAVPSLGVGAVLQTIVGLAVVIGLVFGFAWLARRFGLQPGQRGGIVKTIGGTSLGGKERVAVVEIGDTWLVLGAAPGNVRLLHTMPAGSASGASLPTGTPFSVPGASNPGGPVQLSGTFGQRFRDALKNEAAKRFQRRASGEQ; encoded by the coding sequence ATGAAACACGCAGTAACCCGGGCCGCGTCCCACGGGAGCGGCATGCCGCTGCCGCGCCGCGCCCGTTTCATGTCGACGGTTGTCGTGGCTGGGCTCATGCTCTGCGCCAGCGCTTGCAATCTCGCCCACGCCGCCGACATGAATGCCGTCAACAACGCCGCGCAGATCGCCTCGAGCGTCGGTGCGGGAACGGCGGTGCCGTCGCTTGGTGTCGGCGCCGTGTTGCAGACGATCGTAGGTCTCGCTGTCGTGATCGGCCTCGTGTTCGGCTTCGCATGGCTCGCGCGCCGCTTCGGCCTGCAACCGGGCCAGCGCGGCGGGATCGTGAAGACGATCGGCGGCACGTCGCTCGGCGGCAAGGAACGCGTGGCCGTCGTCGAGATCGGCGATACATGGCTCGTGCTCGGCGCTGCGCCCGGCAATGTGCGCCTGTTGCATACGATGCCTGCCGGCTCGGCGTCGGGCGCATCCCTTCCCACCGGCACGCCTTTTTCAGTGCCCGGCGCATCCAATCCCGGCGGCCCGGTCCAGTTGAGCGGCACCTTCGGACAACGCTTTCGCGACGCGCTCAAAAACGAAGCGGCCAAACGTTTCCAGCGACGCGCGAGCGGAGAACAGTAA
- the flgL gene encoding flagellar hook-associated protein FlgL, producing MRISTSQYFGMNVQTMDDQQSTLASLYQQLSSGVSLATPSDNPVGAAQAVQLSMQGATLSQYADNQNTALAALQSEDGSLSSINNVLTSISTQLVRAGDGSLNDGDRGAIATQLQGLRNQLMGLANGTDGSGNYLYAGYQAATPPFSINASGAVQYNGDSGVQNVQVTGTRNIAIGDTGQAVFLSISPAGSAAVTAGNSANTGTGTIGNVSVTNPTDPTNQHQYTINFTSATTYTITDATTSTTSAPQTFTAGQAISLGGGGQNVTISGAPNAGDAFSVTPAAQSNKDVFANLDSVIAALQTPVSGTGGQANLTNALGTALTQLHNTMNNVTSIQTSVGGREQEVEALQTVTQTNSLQTTSNLADLTQTDLTSVISKYTMTQFSLQAAQQGFSMIQKLSLFDYIGN from the coding sequence ATGCGCATCTCTACCAGTCAATACTTCGGCATGAACGTCCAGACGATGGACGATCAGCAATCCACGCTCGCGTCGCTGTATCAGCAACTCTCGAGCGGCGTGAGTCTCGCGACGCCGTCGGACAACCCGGTCGGCGCGGCGCAGGCCGTGCAGCTCAGCATGCAGGGCGCGACGCTGTCGCAGTACGCCGACAACCAGAACACCGCGCTCGCTGCGCTGCAATCCGAGGACGGCTCGCTCTCCAGCATCAACAACGTGCTGACGTCGATCAGCACGCAGCTCGTGCGCGCGGGCGACGGCTCGCTCAACGACGGCGACCGCGGCGCGATCGCAACGCAGCTGCAGGGCTTGCGCAATCAGCTGATGGGTCTTGCGAACGGCACCGACGGCTCGGGCAACTATCTGTACGCCGGCTATCAGGCAGCGACACCGCCGTTCTCGATCAACGCGAGCGGCGCTGTTCAGTACAACGGCGACAGCGGCGTGCAGAACGTGCAGGTGACGGGCACCCGTAACATCGCGATCGGCGACACGGGCCAGGCGGTGTTCCTGAGCATCTCGCCGGCGGGCAGCGCGGCCGTGACGGCGGGCAATTCGGCCAACACGGGCACGGGCACGATCGGCAACGTGTCGGTGACCAATCCGACTGACCCGACGAACCAGCATCAGTACACGATCAACTTCACGTCCGCGACGACGTACACGATCACCGACGCGACCACGTCGACGACGAGCGCGCCGCAGACTTTCACGGCTGGCCAGGCGATTTCGCTTGGCGGCGGCGGCCAGAACGTGACGATTTCCGGCGCGCCCAATGCGGGTGATGCGTTTTCGGTGACGCCCGCGGCGCAGTCGAACAAGGACGTGTTCGCGAACCTCGATAGCGTGATTGCCGCGCTGCAAACGCCCGTCTCGGGCACGGGCGGCCAGGCGAACCTGACGAACGCGCTGGGCACGGCGCTGACGCAGTTGCACAACACGATGAACAACGTGACGTCGATCCAGACGTCGGTTGGCGGTCGCGAGCAGGAAGTCGAGGCGCTGCAGACGGTGACGCAGACGAACTCACTGCAGACCACGAGCAATCTTGCGGATCTGACGCAGACTGATCTGACGTCGGTGATCAGTAAGTACACGATGACCCAGTTTTCGCTGCAGGCTGCGCAGCAGGGTTTTTCGATGATTCAGAAGTTGTCGTTGTTTGATTACATCGGGAATTGA
- the fliL gene encoding flagellar basal body-associated protein FliL, which translates to MATTTANQQANAKPSSPGLVKRILVILLIVLVAAGAAGGATWFFMSKRAPAAATAAAPAPAPAPIFFPLESMTVNLQSDDGQQHYLRIGLTLKLTDQKVQEHLTEHMPEVRSRVLLALSNKHPEELATLDGKKALATELEKLIEEPTEPNGQPVHVSDVLFTEFVVQ; encoded by the coding sequence ATGGCAACCACGACCGCAAACCAGCAAGCCAACGCGAAGCCCTCCTCTCCGGGCCTCGTCAAGCGCATTTTGGTGATCCTGCTGATCGTACTGGTCGCGGCAGGCGCAGCCGGCGGCGCCACCTGGTTCTTCATGTCGAAGCGCGCGCCCGCCGCCGCGACGGCAGCAGCGCCGGCGCCCGCGCCTGCACCCATCTTCTTTCCGCTCGAATCGATGACGGTGAACCTGCAGTCCGACGACGGCCAGCAGCACTATCTGCGTATCGGTCTGACGCTGAAGCTGACCGACCAGAAGGTGCAGGAACATTTGACCGAACACATGCCCGAAGTCCGCAGCCGCGTGCTGCTCGCGCTGTCGAACAAGCATCCCGAGGAACTCGCGACGCTCGACGGCAAGAAAGCACTCGCCACGGAACTCGAAAAGCTGATCGAAGAGCCGACCGAGCCCAACGGTCAACCCGTGCACGTCTCCGACGTGCTGTTCACCGAATTCGTCGTCCAGTAA
- the fliM gene encoding flagellar motor switch protein FliM, translating to MGHEEFMSQEEVDALLKGVTGESDSQSDQGDRSGVRPYNIATQERIVRGRMPGLEIINDRFARLLRVGIFNFMRRTAEISVGPVKVQKYSEFTRNLPIPTNLNLVHVKPLRGTSLFVFDPNLVFFVVDNLFGGDGRFHTRVEGRDFTQTEQRIISKLLGLVFEHYTTAWKSVRPMQFEYVRSEMHTQFANVATPNEIVIVTQFSIEFGPTGGTLHICMPYSMIEPIRDVLSSPIQGEALEVDRRWVRVLSQQVQAAEVELTADLAQVPVTFQDILNMKAGDVLPINIPEHITAKVDGVPVMECGYGIFNGQYALRVQKMISAAEQMKEAGYD from the coding sequence ATGGGCCACGAAGAGTTCATGTCCCAGGAGGAGGTCGATGCCCTCCTGAAGGGCGTCACCGGCGAGTCTGACTCGCAATCCGATCAGGGCGATCGGTCCGGCGTCCGCCCCTACAACATTGCGACGCAGGAACGCATCGTTCGCGGCCGGATGCCCGGCCTCGAAATCATCAACGACCGGTTCGCGCGTCTGTTGCGCGTCGGCATATTCAACTTCATGCGGCGCACGGCGGAAATTTCCGTCGGCCCGGTGAAGGTGCAGAAGTACAGCGAGTTCACGCGCAACCTGCCGATCCCGACGAACCTGAACCTCGTCCACGTGAAGCCTCTGCGCGGCACGTCGCTGTTCGTGTTCGATCCGAACCTCGTGTTCTTCGTGGTCGACAACCTGTTCGGCGGCGACGGGCGTTTCCATACGCGCGTCGAAGGCCGCGACTTCACGCAGACCGAGCAGCGCATCATCAGCAAGCTGCTCGGCCTCGTGTTCGAGCACTACACGACGGCATGGAAGAGCGTGCGGCCGATGCAGTTCGAATACGTGCGCTCGGAAATGCACACGCAGTTCGCCAACGTCGCGACCCCGAACGAAATCGTGATCGTCACGCAGTTCTCGATCGAATTCGGGCCGACGGGCGGCACGCTGCATATCTGCATGCCGTACTCGATGATTGAGCCTATCCGCGACGTGCTGTCCTCGCCGATCCAGGGCGAAGCACTCGAAGTGGACCGCCGCTGGGTGCGCGTGCTGTCGCAGCAGGTGCAGGCAGCCGAAGTGGAGCTGACGGCGGATCTCGCGCAGGTTCCCGTGACGTTCCAGGACATTCTCAACATGAAGGCGGGCGACGTGCTGCCCATCAACATTCCCGAGCACATCACGGCGAAGGTCGACGGCGTGCCGGTGATGGAATGCGGCTACGGAATTTTCAATGGTCAATACGCGTTGCGCGTGCAGAAGATGATCAGCGCAGCGGAACAGATGAAGGAAGCGGGATATGACTGA
- a CDS encoding IS110 family RNA-guided transposase: MDKITRIGVDLAKNLIQVHGVDSMERVVVRKAISRQKFLEWFANLAPCLVAMEACSAAHYWARKLRALGHEVRLIAPQFAAPYRKGGKHVKNDRLDAEAICEAAGRPHMRFVAVKTADQQNVLVLHRMRDGFVEERTALVNRLRGELVEFGAFLPQGIDAFRAHFVEALEDGATELNGVARTALLRGWEHLQALDRQIAWCDAQVATHVKHDSNAQRVMAVIGIGPLTASAAVATVGDAHLFNNGRQFAAWVGTVPKQKSSGGKTRLGRITKQGNTYLRTLLFQGARAAVTSAHRRTDRLSRWIVQLQARVGWYRTLVAVANKHARILWAILAKGERFDPSHVSTPRRPL, translated from the coding sequence ATGGACAAGATTACTCGTATCGGCGTGGATCTGGCCAAGAACCTGATTCAGGTACACGGCGTGGACAGCATGGAACGCGTGGTGGTCAGGAAAGCCATCTCACGACAGAAGTTTCTCGAGTGGTTTGCCAACCTCGCGCCGTGCCTGGTCGCAATGGAAGCGTGCAGCGCAGCCCACTACTGGGCGCGCAAGCTGCGCGCGCTCGGCCACGAAGTCCGCCTGATCGCGCCGCAGTTCGCCGCGCCATACCGCAAGGGCGGCAAGCACGTGAAGAACGACAGGCTGGATGCTGAGGCCATCTGCGAGGCCGCGGGCCGGCCGCATATGCGCTTCGTGGCCGTCAAAACGGCAGACCAGCAAAACGTGCTGGTGCTGCACCGGATGCGGGACGGTTTCGTTGAGGAGCGCACCGCGCTCGTCAACCGGCTGCGCGGTGAGCTGGTCGAGTTCGGCGCATTCCTGCCGCAAGGCATCGACGCATTTCGTGCCCACTTCGTCGAGGCACTGGAGGACGGGGCTACTGAACTGAACGGTGTCGCGCGCACTGCCCTGCTGCGAGGCTGGGAGCACCTGCAGGCCCTCGACCGGCAAATCGCCTGGTGCGACGCGCAAGTCGCCACGCACGTGAAGCACGACAGCAACGCGCAGCGCGTCATGGCGGTCATCGGCATCGGACCGCTCACCGCGTCGGCCGCGGTGGCCACCGTCGGCGACGCTCACCTGTTCAACAACGGCCGGCAATTTGCCGCCTGGGTCGGCACGGTGCCCAAACAGAAGAGCAGCGGCGGCAAGACCCGGCTGGGCCGCATCACGAAGCAGGGCAACACGTATCTGCGCACGCTGCTGTTCCAGGGCGCGCGCGCCGCGGTAACGAGCGCCCATCGACGAACCGACCGGCTCTCGCGCTGGATCGTTCAGCTCCAGGCACGCGTGGGCTGGTATCGAACACTGGTGGCCGTCGCCAACAAGCACGCGCGCATCCTGTGGGCGATTCTGGCCAAGGGCGAGCGCTTCGATCCCTCGCATGTCTCAACACCGCGCCGGCCACTGTAG
- the fliR gene encoding flagellar biosynthetic protein FliR, with product MFSVTYEQLNVWLTAFLWPFVRILALMATAPAFGDKSLPTRVKVALAGFITLIVAPTIGALPQVTVFSAQGVWIIVNQFLIGAALGFTMQLVFGAIQAAGDIMGMSMGLGFATFFDPHAAGATDVMSRYMNMLAILTFLAFDGHLQVISALIQTFQALPVSANVLGANGWRVIAGWGSTVISAALLLSLPIVTALLITNLALGILNRAAPQIGVFQVGLPVTVITGLLLIQLMLPNMMPFFARLFESGIEQMGRVAAGLR from the coding sequence ATGTTCTCCGTCACCTACGAACAGCTGAACGTCTGGCTGACCGCGTTCCTGTGGCCGTTCGTGCGGATTCTTGCGCTGATGGCGACGGCGCCCGCGTTCGGCGACAAGTCGTTGCCGACTCGCGTGAAGGTCGCTCTCGCGGGTTTCATTACGCTGATCGTTGCGCCGACTATCGGTGCGTTGCCGCAGGTTACTGTGTTTTCCGCGCAGGGCGTGTGGATCATCGTCAACCAGTTTTTGATCGGTGCGGCGCTTGGTTTTACGATGCAGCTCGTGTTTGGTGCGATTCAGGCCGCCGGCGACATTATGGGCATGAGCATGGGGCTCGGGTTCGCGACGTTCTTCGATCCGCATGCTGCGGGGGCGACGGATGTCATGTCGCGCTACATGAATATGCTCGCGATTTTGACTTTTCTCGCGTTTGATGGGCATTTGCAGGTTATCTCTGCGTTGATTCAGACGTTTCAGGCACTGCCTGTGTCGGCGAATGTGCTTGGGGCTAATGGATGGCGAGTAATCGCCGGGTGGGGGAGCACTGTGATCAGTGCAGCGCTGCTGCTGTCTCTGCCGATTGTCACTGCGCTGCTTATCACTAATCTTGCGCTCGGGATTCTTAATCGGGCTGCGCCGCAGATTGGGGTGTTTCAGGTTGGGTTGCCTGTCACCGTTATTACTGGGTTGCTGCTCATTCAGTTGATGTTGCCCAATATGATGCCCTTCTTTGCTCGGTTGTTTGAGAGTGGGATTGAGCAGATGGGGCGGGTCGCGGCTGGGTTAAGGTGA
- the fliN gene encoding flagellar motor switch protein FliN has protein sequence MTELNSTPDMDMPEESKVNDPLPGAGAEEAALDDWASALAEQNDNTSVSATTAGVFQPLSKVEPSTTRNDIDMILDIPVQMTVELGRTKIAIRNLLQLAQGSVVELDGLAGEPMDVLVNGCLIAQGEVVVVNDKFGIRLTDIITPSERIRKLNR, from the coding sequence ATGACTGAGTTGAACTCGACACCCGATATGGACATGCCGGAAGAGTCGAAGGTGAATGATCCGTTGCCCGGCGCGGGCGCCGAAGAAGCGGCCCTCGACGATTGGGCGAGCGCGCTCGCCGAGCAGAACGACAACACGTCGGTCAGCGCAACCACGGCTGGCGTGTTCCAGCCGCTGTCGAAGGTCGAGCCGTCCACGACGCGCAACGACATCGACATGATTCTGGACATTCCCGTTCAGATGACGGTCGAGCTGGGCCGCACGAAGATCGCGATCCGCAACCTGCTGCAACTCGCGCAGGGTTCCGTCGTCGAGCTGGATGGTCTCGCGGGCGAGCCGATGGACGTGCTCGTCAACGGCTGCCTGATCGCGCAAGGCGAAGTGGTGGTCGTGAACGACAAGTTCGGTATTCGCCTGACCGACATCATCACGCCGTCCGAGCGTATCCGGAAGCTGAACCGATGA
- a CDS encoding IS110 family RNA-guided transposase yields the protein MQENQQHSSVDVFVGVDVGKGHHHAVALDRRGKRLYNKALPNDEAKLRALITELKTHGQLLFVVDQPATIGALPVAVARDEGVLVAYLPGLAMRRIADLHAGEAKTDARDAAIIAEAARSMPHTLRSLRLADEPLAELTMLCGFDDDLAAQITQTSNRIRGLLTQIHPALERVLGPRLDHPAVLDLLERYPSPAELASASEKTLANRLTKLAPRMGKSLAADIVQALSEQAVIVPGTQAATIVMPRLAQQLASLRKQREEVASEVERLVHAHPLWPVLTSMPGVGVRTAARLLTEVAHKAFASAAHLAAYAGLAPVTRRSGSSIRGEHPSRRGNKVLKRALFLSAFAALRDPISRDYYARKVQQGKRHNQALIALARRRCDVLFAMLRDGTLYQPKSAPTA from the coding sequence ATGCAAGAAAACCAACAACATAGCTCTGTCGATGTATTCGTCGGCGTCGATGTCGGCAAAGGCCACCATCACGCCGTCGCCCTCGATCGGCGCGGAAAGCGCCTTTACAACAAGGCGCTGCCCAACGATGAGGCCAAGCTGCGCGCCCTCATTACCGAACTCAAGACGCACGGCCAGCTCCTGTTCGTCGTCGATCAACCCGCCACCATCGGCGCGTTGCCCGTGGCAGTCGCCCGTGATGAAGGTGTTCTGGTCGCATATCTACCGGGTCTGGCTATGCGCCGCATCGCCGACCTGCACGCCGGTGAAGCCAAGACTGATGCTCGCGATGCCGCCATCATCGCTGAAGCCGCGCGCTCAATGCCGCATACGCTGCGCTCACTTCGGCTGGCTGACGAACCACTCGCCGAACTCACCATGCTGTGCGGCTTCGACGACGATCTGGCGGCCCAGATCACGCAGACCAGCAACCGCATTCGAGGTCTGCTCACCCAGATCCATCCGGCGCTGGAAAGGGTCCTGGGGCCGCGCCTCGACCATCCGGCCGTGCTCGATCTGCTTGAGCGATACCCGTCACCCGCCGAGCTCGCCTCAGCCAGCGAGAAAACACTCGCCAACCGCCTCACCAAACTCGCGCCTCGCATGGGCAAGAGCCTGGCTGCCGACATCGTCCAGGCGCTCAGCGAACAGGCTGTGATCGTGCCCGGTACTCAGGCCGCAACCATCGTCATGCCGCGTCTTGCCCAGCAACTCGCATCCTTGCGCAAGCAACGCGAGGAGGTTGCCAGCGAAGTTGAACGTCTGGTGCACGCACACCCTCTTTGGCCGGTCCTGACCAGCATGCCGGGAGTCGGCGTCAGGACCGCCGCCAGACTCCTCACTGAAGTCGCTCACAAAGCCTTCGCATCGGCTGCGCATCTCGCCGCCTACGCCGGCCTCGCCCCGGTGACCCGACGCTCGGGCTCGTCGATCCGTGGCGAACACCCGTCCAGACGGGGCAACAAGGTACTCAAGAGAGCGCTCTTCCTCTCGGCCTTTGCTGCCCTGCGAGACCCGATCTCAAGGGACTATTACGCGCGCAAGGTCCAGCAGGGCAAGCGCCACAATCAGGCGCTCATCGCTCTCGCTCGACGACGCTGCGACGTGCTGTTCGCCATGCTGCGCGACGGCACCCTCTACCAACCAAAATCCGCCCCTACCGCTTGA
- the fliP gene encoding flagellar type III secretion system pore protein FliP (The bacterial flagellar biogenesis protein FliP forms a type III secretion system (T3SS)-type pore required for flagellar assembly.), which produces MKKRILKGAALIAPLAVPALLFALPTLSHAQANGLPAFNTSPGPNGGTTYSLSVQTMLLLTMLSFLPAMVLMMTSFTRIIIVLSLLRQAIGTPTTPPNQVMVGLALFLTLFVMTPVLDKAYTDGYKPFSEGTIQMDEAVKRGVAPFKSFMLKQTRESDLALFARISHAAPMQGPEDVPLSLLVPSFVTSELKTGFQIGFTVFIPFVIIDMVVASVLMSMGMMMISPATISLPFKLMLFVLVDGWQLIIGSLAQSFV; this is translated from the coding sequence ATGAAAAAGCGCATCCTGAAGGGCGCTGCGCTGATTGCGCCGCTCGCCGTGCCCGCGCTGCTGTTCGCGCTGCCGACGCTGTCGCACGCTCAGGCCAACGGTCTGCCCGCCTTCAACACGAGCCCCGGCCCGAACGGCGGCACGACGTACTCGCTGAGCGTGCAGACGATGCTGCTGCTCACGATGCTGTCGTTCCTGCCCGCGATGGTGTTGATGATGACGAGCTTCACGCGCATCATCATCGTGCTGTCGCTGCTGCGTCAGGCGATCGGCACGCCGACCACGCCGCCCAACCAGGTGATGGTCGGTCTTGCGCTGTTTCTCACGCTGTTCGTGATGACGCCGGTGCTCGACAAGGCCTACACCGATGGCTACAAGCCCTTCTCCGAAGGCACGATCCAGATGGACGAAGCAGTGAAGCGCGGCGTCGCGCCGTTCAAGTCGTTCATGCTGAAGCAGACCCGCGAGAGCGATCTCGCGCTGTTCGCGCGCATCTCGCACGCCGCGCCGATGCAGGGTCCGGAAGACGTGCCGCTGTCGCTGCTGGTGCCGTCGTTCGTGACGAGCGAGCTGAAGACGGGTTTTCAGATTGGCTTCACCGTGTTCATTCCGTTCGTGATTATCGACATGGTGGTGGCGAGCGTGCTGATGTCGATGGGCATGATGATGATTTCGCCCGCGACCATTTCGCTGCCGTTCAAGCTGATGCTGTTCGTGCTGGTCGATGGCTGGCAGTTGATCATCGGCTCGCTTGCACAGAGCTTCGTCTGA
- a CDS encoding flagellar hook-length control protein FliK — protein sequence MSPLSLINSLLGSTSGTSGSSASNGVHASTLPFSTTLQQSIAAQNQVAAPSPAPAPAPTPTPAPSASNGSSVHDVPPADNSSKDSSAADSSNDTDSTKSTSQSDNTQQSGASNGADGTNGATGKDKTDTASKPDDGAPTKGAAAAETAAAAAAAAAAVQAQAQASGAADAANAATADAQPSAPASPPVAGNTTTPVIQTPSKKIASLDPKATQDALQAAFAAMANGQGATPATGVSASAGSGTSATGDATLGGAGAGAAKGLTLGDLRNMKGDAMANGTNATAATTPAAAAAAQPSPAETLAAASASVSQASAVPAANTDTSAALAATQAASAAAAASATTTVTQGSNPATAAMANAIAPQVGAHDWEDAFSQKVVFLTNAHQQTAELTLNPRDLGPLQVVLQVADNHAHALFVSQHQQVREAVEAALPKLREAMEQGGIGLGSASVSDGFARQSSQQGQEQSGGARGGRGNGRGDAGIDVADSGATTVSMPVRRTVGLVDTFA from the coding sequence ATGTCGCCTCTTTCACTGATCAACTCGCTGCTCGGCTCGACGAGCGGCACATCGGGCAGCAGCGCGTCGAACGGCGTGCACGCCAGCACGCTGCCGTTCTCGACGACGCTGCAGCAAAGCATCGCCGCGCAGAACCAGGTTGCCGCGCCGTCGCCTGCTCCCGCGCCGGCACCCACGCCGACGCCGGCGCCGTCCGCATCGAATGGCTCCAGCGTGCACGACGTGCCGCCCGCCGATAACAGCTCGAAGGACAGTAGCGCCGCCGACAGCTCGAACGACACCGACAGCACCAAGTCCACGAGCCAGAGCGACAACACGCAGCAAAGCGGCGCGTCGAACGGTGCAGACGGCACGAATGGCGCGACCGGCAAGGACAAGACCGACACGGCCTCGAAGCCGGACGACGGTGCGCCGACCAAGGGCGCCGCAGCCGCAGAGACGGCAGCAGCCGCAGCGGCCGCAGCCGCCGCTGTACAAGCTCAGGCACAGGCGAGCGGTGCGGCCGATGCAGCGAATGCGGCAACGGCCGACGCACAGCCGTCGGCACCCGCTTCGCCCCCCGTCGCCGGCAACACGACGACGCCCGTGATCCAGACACCGTCGAAGAAGATCGCATCGCTCGATCCGAAAGCGACTCAAGACGCATTGCAGGCCGCCTTCGCCGCGATGGCGAACGGCCAGGGCGCAACACCTGCGACGGGCGTGAGCGCATCCGCCGGCTCGGGTACGTCGGCCACGGGCGACGCGACGCTCGGCGGCGCTGGTGCAGGCGCCGCCAAGGGCCTGACGCTCGGCGACTTGCGCAACATGAAGGGCGACGCGATGGCGAACGGTACGAACGCCACGGCCGCTACGACACCGGCCGCTGCAGCCGCCGCGCAGCCGAGCCCTGCCGAGACGCTTGCCGCTGCCAGCGCGAGCGTCTCGCAGGCGAGCGCCGTGCCCGCCGCGAATACCGACACGAGCGCCGCGCTCGCCGCGACCCAGGCCGCATCGGCGGCAGCGGCTGCGAGCGCAACGACGACGGTGACGCAGGGTTCCAACCCGGCAACGGCCGCGATGGCGAACGCGATCGCGCCGCAAGTCGGCGCGCACGATTGGGAAGACGCGTTCAGCCAGAAGGTCGTGTTCCTCACCAACGCGCATCAGCAGACCGCGGAACTCACGCTCAATCCGCGCGACCTCGGCCCGCTACAGGTCGTCCTCCAGGTTGCCGATAACCATGCACATGCCCTTTTTGTTTCGCAGCATCAGCAGGTGCGGGAGGCGGTCGAAGCCGCGCTGCCGAAACTGCGCGAAGCAATGGAGCAAGGCGGCATCGGCTTGGGCAGCGCCAGCGTCAGCGACGGCTTTGCCCGCCAGAGCAGCCAGCAGGGCCAGGAGCAGAGCGGCGGCGCTCGCGGCGGCCGCGGCAACGGCCGTGGCGATGCGGGCATCGACGTCGCGGATAGCGGCGCTACGACGGTGAGCATGCCTGTGCGACGCACGGTTGGGTTGGTGGACACGTTCGCGTGA
- the fliQ gene encoding flagellar biosynthesis protein FliQ has translation MTPETVTTLAHEAMYIALLLAAPPLFVGLVVGLIVSLFQAATQINEATLSFIPKLFAIAVTLVLIGPWMLAKMLDYMRHMFTSIPTLAN, from the coding sequence ATGACGCCGGAAACCGTCACCACGCTCGCGCACGAAGCGATGTACATTGCGTTGCTGCTGGCTGCGCCGCCGCTTTTCGTGGGGCTCGTTGTCGGTCTCATCGTGAGCCTGTTTCAGGCAGCGACGCAGATCAACGAAGCGACGCTGTCGTTCATTCCGAAGCTGTTCGCGATCGCCGTGACGCTGGTGCTGATCGGTCCGTGGATGCTCGCGAAGATGCTCGATTACATGCGCCACATGTTCACCAGCATTCCGACGCTCGCCAACTGA